A single Natranaerobius thermophilus JW/NM-WN-LF DNA region contains:
- the smc gene encoding chromosome segregation protein SMC, giving the protein MLKKLELVGFKSFPEKTTFELSDGITAVVGPNGCGKSNISDAIRWVLGEHRTKPLRGEKMEDFIFSGTQNKKAMNMAEVTLTLDNSQGHLGLDYDEVTIKRKYYRSGDSEYFLNKTPCRLKDIQETFMDTGLGKDTYSIISQGEIDKILSASPYERRYLFEEASGILKHKTRKQEALKRLNDTEHNLSRVSDVIEELNQQLPPLKQQAERASKYKELKDKMMKLEVNLLAHRIDEKRAKWYELDETYKQIENNKEEISSQLRTIESELETIKTQLVDLEKEMEKQQQQNVEVVSEIEQKQGQDKILSERKENLEKEQVRLESEQANIEKEIEKLTTSLTDLDNKYESLKKEKHQVEEDLHNIKNRLDKMSQENNELENAKASLIEVISHRQRKETEYDNYYKEQTRLKKELDELKTEVKKLQSRQEELDNKIKQIKEQQITKQSRLDELVTKITSEKQRIDGLESEKQQLTDRINDLNQRLQGYKSRYEALKEFYNSDSFSRGVREVLKLKENNPQSWSGVIGTVSQLISVEKHYLKAIETALGQAQQNIVTANDAEAKKVLEHLKKYKLGRATCLPLDNLQPRYLNQKQRQIIRECEITGIASQLITISEKYRVVAEHLLGRVIVVPNMDTGLELAKKLKFSLKLVTLDGELILPGGAMVGGSNKKSSSSLQQQLSNDDNKTKLQNQISTTQKELQKLQEDQKQIEEQLQNKRSNIDKLMSERHQLDLELGELRKDQENFATEKAKILEDIEVYQLKQQTKQQELSDLDSNIEETESKLQELDQTRSKLEQDIKELETEFKQTSDEYKKLNEQKLTFEVNVGKLDERLKNISEDRQETYEKTRYYREEKLPQIKEELKELSEKINDTINEKKDNHTKIEELRTKQRELSNTLDNLKQERENTRETLSEKETRQKELAKQEKEIDQQSSQLKMKKSRIETELSNILERLDEQYDMEPQEALNHKEAIDDFKKYEYQIKNIQSEINQLGEVNLGAIEEYNRLQERMDFLKDQQKDLRSAQKSLNKLLSEIDSTMKNSFSETVTKINQTFKRVFTEIYGGGSAHLEYTDESDLLNTGIEIIAKPPGKKKQNLSLLSGGERALTVIALLFSVHEIKPTPFCILDEIDASLDESNLEILTRFMKSYAQNTQFIVITHRKKTMLAANRFYGITMAEPGISQLISVKLEDDDIIETA; this is encoded by the coding sequence TTGTTAAAAAAACTAGAATTAGTCGGTTTTAAGTCCTTTCCTGAAAAAACAACATTTGAGCTCTCTGATGGTATCACAGCCGTAGTTGGGCCTAACGGTTGTGGTAAAAGTAATATCAGTGATGCAATTCGATGGGTACTGGGAGAACATCGAACAAAACCTCTTCGTGGTGAAAAAATGGAAGATTTCATTTTTTCCGGTACTCAAAATAAAAAAGCTATGAATATGGCAGAAGTTACGCTAACTCTTGATAATTCTCAAGGGCATTTGGGACTTGATTACGATGAAGTGACAATTAAGAGAAAATACTACAGAAGTGGAGACAGTGAATATTTTTTAAATAAAACACCTTGTCGATTAAAAGATATTCAGGAAACTTTCATGGATACTGGTTTGGGAAAAGATACATATTCAATTATTAGCCAAGGAGAGATTGACAAAATATTATCAGCTTCCCCTTATGAGAGGAGATATCTCTTTGAGGAAGCCTCAGGTATTTTAAAACATAAGACGCGAAAGCAAGAAGCACTTAAGCGGCTGAATGATACTGAGCACAATCTTTCCAGGGTTTCCGATGTTATCGAGGAATTAAATCAACAATTACCCCCTCTAAAACAACAAGCTGAAAGAGCTAGCAAGTATAAAGAACTTAAAGATAAAATGATGAAATTGGAAGTAAACCTTTTAGCTCATAGAATAGATGAAAAGAGAGCTAAATGGTATGAATTAGATGAAACTTATAAGCAGATAGAAAATAACAAGGAAGAAATATCTTCTCAGCTTAGAACTATTGAAAGTGAACTAGAAACCATTAAAACCCAGTTAGTTGACTTGGAGAAAGAGATGGAGAAGCAGCAACAGCAAAATGTAGAAGTAGTAAGTGAGATAGAACAAAAACAGGGACAAGATAAAATTTTATCTGAGCGTAAGGAAAATTTGGAAAAAGAACAAGTCCGTCTTGAATCCGAACAGGCAAATATTGAAAAAGAAATTGAGAAGTTAACAACTTCCTTGACAGACCTTGATAATAAATATGAATCTCTGAAGAAAGAAAAACATCAAGTGGAAGAAGATTTGCATAACATAAAAAACCGTCTTGATAAAATGTCCCAAGAAAATAATGAACTGGAAAATGCGAAAGCATCTTTAATAGAAGTGATTAGTCATCGTCAAAGAAAAGAAACTGAATATGATAACTATTATAAGGAACAAACACGTCTTAAAAAGGAATTAGATGAGCTAAAAACTGAAGTAAAAAAATTACAGTCTAGACAAGAAGAACTTGACAATAAAATTAAACAAATAAAAGAGCAGCAAATAACAAAACAAAGTCGTCTGGATGAATTAGTAACTAAAATAACCTCTGAAAAACAAAGAATTGATGGGTTAGAGTCTGAAAAACAACAATTAACAGATCGTATAAATGACCTTAATCAAAGACTCCAAGGTTATAAATCCAGGTATGAAGCTTTAAAGGAGTTCTATAATTCAGATAGTTTTTCCAGGGGAGTTAGAGAAGTTTTAAAACTAAAAGAAAATAACCCCCAGTCTTGGAGTGGAGTAATAGGAACTGTTTCACAGCTCATATCTGTGGAAAAACATTATTTAAAAGCTATTGAAACTGCTTTAGGACAAGCTCAACAGAATATAGTTACAGCTAATGATGCCGAAGCTAAAAAAGTATTAGAACATTTAAAGAAATACAAACTCGGTAGAGCTACTTGCCTGCCCTTAGATAATTTACAACCCAGATACTTAAATCAAAAACAACGTCAAATAATCAGAGAATGTGAGATTACTGGTATAGCCTCACAGTTGATCACTATATCTGAAAAATACAGAGTAGTTGCCGAGCATCTGTTAGGCCGAGTTATTGTTGTACCCAATATGGATACTGGTTTAGAGTTAGCCAAAAAACTCAAGTTTAGTCTTAAACTAGTTACACTAGACGGCGAATTGATTTTACCAGGAGGAGCTATGGTAGGGGGAAGTAACAAAAAGTCGTCCTCTTCTTTGCAACAGCAACTATCCAATGACGATAATAAAACTAAATTACAAAATCAGATCTCAACTACCCAAAAAGAACTTCAAAAATTACAGGAAGATCAAAAACAGATAGAAGAACAGCTTCAGAATAAAAGAAGCAATATTGACAAGTTGATGTCTGAACGACATCAATTAGATTTGGAATTAGGTGAGTTGAGAAAAGATCAAGAGAATTTTGCAACTGAAAAAGCCAAAATACTAGAAGACATAGAAGTCTATCAGCTTAAACAACAGACAAAACAACAGGAACTTTCGGATTTAGACAGTAATATTGAAGAAACGGAATCAAAATTACAGGAACTCGATCAAACTAGAAGTAAACTCGAACAGGATATTAAAGAACTTGAAACCGAATTTAAACAAACTAGTGATGAATACAAAAAGCTCAATGAACAGAAATTAACCTTTGAAGTTAATGTTGGGAAATTAGATGAAAGGTTAAAAAATATCAGTGAAGACAGACAGGAAACTTATGAAAAAACGAGATATTATCGGGAAGAAAAGTTACCTCAAATAAAGGAAGAGCTGAAAGAGTTATCAGAAAAGATAAATGATACTATCAACGAGAAAAAAGACAATCATACCAAAATTGAAGAACTTAGGACAAAGCAGCGGGAATTATCCAATACCTTGGACAATCTGAAACAAGAACGAGAAAATACGAGAGAAACTCTAAGTGAAAAAGAAACTCGTCAAAAAGAGTTAGCCAAACAAGAGAAAGAAATAGACCAACAGAGCTCTCAATTGAAGATGAAAAAGAGCAGAATTGAAACAGAACTATCAAATATACTAGAACGCCTTGATGAACAGTATGATATGGAACCTCAGGAAGCTTTAAATCATAAAGAAGCCATTGATGATTTTAAAAAATACGAATATCAGATTAAAAACATCCAATCAGAGATAAATCAATTGGGTGAAGTCAATTTGGGCGCTATAGAAGAATACAACAGGTTACAAGAAAGGATGGACTTCCTAAAAGATCAACAAAAGGATTTGAGATCCGCTCAGAAATCATTAAACAAATTATTATCAGAAATTGATTCTACGATGAAAAATAGTTTTTCAGAGACAGTCACTAAGATTAATCAGACATTTAAAAGAGTTTTCACAGAAATATACGGTGGAGGTTCGGCTCATTTAGAATACACTGATGAAAGCGATCTGTTAAACACAGGTATAGAGATAATTGCCAAGCCACCTGGTAAAAAGAAACAAAATTTATCTTTATTATCCGGAGGTGAACGGGCATTAACTGTCATTGCCTTACTTTTCTCCGTTCACGAGATTAAACCCACACCATTTTGCATTTTAGATGAAATAGATGCTTCTTTAGATGAATCTAACTTAGAAATACTGACCAGATTTATGAAAAGTTATGCCCAAAATACACAATTTATTGTGATAACTCATCGGAAAAAGACTATGTTAGCTGCTAATAGATTTTATGGTATTACCATGGCTGAACCCGGCATCAGTCAACTTATTTCAGTTAAACTAGAAGATGATGATATAATAGAAACCGCTTAG
- the ftsY gene encoding signal recognition particle-docking protein FtsY, protein MGIFSKIKDGLTKTRRGFVSQIEKLLTGKKIDEEFFEELEDILISADVGVDTTLKIVENLRQRIKEEKIKDSETVNQVLKDEMKDMLMQKDKSLTPQEGTPKVSLVVGVNGVGKTTSIGKLAYKHKQEGKKVVLAAGDTFRAAAIDQLQIWGDRVGVDVIKHQEGADPAAVVYDAIQAGRARNADHLICDTAGRLHNKKNLMEELKKVSRIIEREIGTPPHDVYMVLDATTGQNALSQAKLFSEVTPVSGIILTKLDGTAKGGIVLALANEMEIPIKYIGVGEGMEDLQDFDPDQFIDALFANSGENNEE, encoded by the coding sequence ATGGGGATATTTTCAAAAATCAAGGACGGTCTAACAAAGACTAGACGTGGATTCGTGTCCCAGATAGAAAAGTTGTTAACAGGTAAAAAGATTGATGAAGAGTTCTTTGAAGAGCTAGAAGATATTTTAATAAGTGCTGATGTAGGAGTGGATACCACTTTAAAAATTGTAGAAAACTTGCGTCAAAGGATAAAGGAAGAAAAAATAAAGGATTCGGAAACTGTTAATCAAGTTTTAAAAGATGAAATGAAGGATATGCTTATGCAAAAAGATAAGTCACTAACTCCCCAAGAAGGGACCCCTAAAGTAAGTTTAGTTGTAGGTGTGAATGGTGTTGGGAAAACAACTTCCATTGGAAAGCTGGCATATAAACACAAACAAGAAGGTAAAAAAGTGGTTTTAGCGGCCGGGGACACTTTTAGAGCCGCTGCAATAGACCAACTACAAATATGGGGTGACCGAGTTGGAGTTGATGTGATTAAACATCAGGAGGGTGCGGACCCTGCTGCAGTAGTGTATGATGCTATTCAGGCTGGAAGAGCCCGCAATGCTGATCATCTAATATGTGATACGGCAGGTCGTTTGCATAATAAGAAAAATCTTATGGAAGAATTAAAGAAGGTATCAAGAATAATTGAAAGAGAAATCGGAACTCCTCCACATGATGTTTACATGGTATTAGATGCAACTACTGGCCAAAATGCCCTGAGTCAAGCCAAGCTATTTTCAGAGGTAACTCCCGTATCCGGTATTATTCTTACTAAATTAGATGGTACTGCAAAAGGTGGTATTGTGCTAGCACTAGCTAATGAAATGGAGATACCAATTAAATATATTGGGGTTGGTGAGGGAATGGAAGATTTACAAGATTTTGATCCAGACCAATTTATCGATGCTCTGTTTGCTAATTCGGGAGAAAATAATGAAGAGTAA
- the ylxM gene encoding YlxM family DNA-binding protein, with protein MLEKTNKLIMLFDFYGELLTPRQKEIFKLYYYEDFSLGEISELEGISRQAVYDLLQRCEELLQDYESRLGFVDRFTFQRKSLKKIKEILTRETHLDNNTREKCLKLLDELLRSEA; from the coding sequence ATGCTAGAAAAAACAAATAAATTGATTATGCTCTTTGATTTTTATGGAGAATTATTAACCCCTAGACAAAAGGAAATATTCAAGTTATATTATTATGAGGATTTTTCTCTGGGAGAGATCTCCGAACTGGAAGGTATTAGTCGGCAGGCTGTATATGACTTATTACAACGTTGTGAGGAATTACTACAGGATTACGAATCCAGATTGGGTTTTGTTGACAGATTTACCTTTCAAAGGAAATCCTTGAAAAAGATAAAAGAAATTTTGACAAGGGAAACTCACCTAGATAATAACACTAGAGAAAAGTGCCTTAAATTGTTGGATGAATTATTAAGGAGTGAGGCTTAA
- the ffh gene encoding signal recognition particle protein — protein sequence MLQRLSEKLQDTFGKLTGKGKVNEKDVKEAMREVRLALLEADVNYKVVKEFVNNVKERAVGEEVLESLTPGQQVIKIVRDELTQLMGGEVSEVNFSDQPPTVIMLSGLQGTGKTTASAKLAKKFKKDGKNPLMVACDTQRPAAIKQLQVLGEQTDIPVFSMGDKQHPADIAKGAVEHAKKNQMDVVILDTAGRLHIDEDLMTELREVESSVEPHEILLVVDAMTGQDAVNVAERFDQDLDLSGIVMTKLDGDTRGGAALSVKKVTGKPIKFIGTGEKVDELEVFHPDRLASRILGMGDVMSLIEKAETSMDQKKAQELEKKIKSQSFTFEDFLEQLQQLKSMGPLDQIMDMMPGMAGNKKMKNFSVDEQELVKIEAIIQSMTQEERVKPEVINSSRKKRIAKGSGTRVQDVNKLLKQFEQMKKMMKQMGKMGKKKMPGKMGNNLPFM from the coding sequence ATGCTTCAAAGACTATCAGAAAAATTACAGGATACCTTTGGCAAACTGACAGGAAAAGGTAAAGTCAACGAAAAAGACGTTAAAGAAGCCATGAGAGAAGTTCGTCTGGCCCTTCTAGAAGCCGACGTTAACTATAAAGTAGTTAAAGAGTTTGTCAATAATGTTAAAGAAAGAGCTGTTGGGGAAGAAGTATTAGAAAGTTTAACTCCGGGTCAACAAGTGATCAAAATTGTCCGGGATGAATTAACACAATTAATGGGTGGAGAAGTTAGCGAAGTAAACTTTTCTGATCAACCTCCAACTGTTATTATGCTTTCTGGTTTGCAAGGTACTGGAAAAACCACGGCATCTGCTAAGCTGGCTAAAAAATTTAAAAAAGATGGCAAAAATCCATTGATGGTTGCCTGTGATACCCAACGTCCAGCTGCAATTAAACAGTTACAAGTTTTAGGAGAACAAACTGATATCCCTGTTTTCAGTATGGGAGATAAACAGCACCCAGCTGATATAGCTAAAGGTGCTGTGGAACATGCTAAAAAAAATCAGATGGATGTTGTTATTTTAGATACAGCTGGTAGATTGCATATTGATGAAGATCTAATGACAGAGTTGCGTGAGGTTGAGAGCAGTGTCGAGCCTCATGAAATCTTACTAGTTGTAGATGCTATGACAGGTCAGGATGCAGTCAATGTTGCCGAAAGATTTGATCAGGATTTAGATTTATCTGGAATAGTAATGACTAAGCTTGATGGAGATACCAGGGGCGGAGCAGCGCTCTCAGTCAAAAAAGTCACTGGAAAACCAATTAAATTTATTGGTACAGGGGAAAAAGTTGATGAATTAGAAGTTTTCCATCCTGATCGATTGGCTTCTAGAATTCTGGGCATGGGAGATGTAATGTCTCTGATAGAAAAAGCTGAAACTAGTATGGACCAGAAAAAAGCCCAAGAACTGGAAAAGAAAATTAAAAGCCAGTCTTTTACCTTCGAAGATTTTTTAGAGCAGCTACAACAATTGAAGAGCATGGGTCCTTTGGACCAAATTATGGATATGATGCCTGGTATGGCAGGTAACAAAAAGATGAAAAATTTCTCTGTAGATGAACAAGAACTAGTTAAAATTGAAGCTATTATTCAATCAATGACTCAAGAAGAACGTGTTAAACCTGAAGTAATTAATAGCAGTAGAAAAAAACGTATAGCCAAAGGAAGTGGAACCAGAGTCCAAGATGTCAACAAACTTCTGAAGCAATTTGAGCAAATGAAGAAAATGATGAAACAAATGGGTAAAATGGGTAAAAAGAAAATGCCGGGAAAAATGGGGAACAATCTTCCCTTTATGTAA
- the rpsP gene encoding 30S ribosomal protein S16 → MAVRMRLKRMGAKKQPSYRIVVADVRAPRDGRFIEELGHYNPTTEPVTLEINEEKAKKWLQEGAKPSQKVRSLLTQAGVVEK, encoded by the coding sequence ATGGCTGTTAGAATGAGACTTAAAAGAATGGGAGCTAAGAAACAACCTTCCTACAGAATTGTAGTGGCAGATGTGAGAGCACCCAGAGATGGCAGGTTCATTGAAGAACTGGGACATTATAACCCAACAACTGAACCAGTCACTTTAGAAATTAATGAGGAAAAAGCTAAGAAATGGTTACAAGAAGGGGCTAAGCCTTCACAAAAAGTTCGTTCTCTGTTAACCCAAGCCGGTGTAGTGGAAAAATAA
- a CDS encoding KH domain-containing protein translates to MKELVEYIAKSIVDHPEEVSVSEVEGKKAMVLELKVHPDDMGKVIGKQGRIAKSIRTVVSAAAIRENKRVMVEIVQ, encoded by the coding sequence TTGAAAGAACTGGTGGAATACATTGCCAAATCTATAGTCGATCATCCTGAAGAAGTGTCTGTGTCAGAAGTAGAAGGCAAAAAAGCGATGGTCCTTGAGTTAAAAGTTCATCCTGATGATATGGGTAAGGTGATTGGTAAACAAGGTAGGATTGCTAAGTCTATCCGAACTGTGGTTAGTGCTGCTGCTATAAGAGAAAATAAAAGGGTTATGGTGGAAATAGTGCAGTGA
- the rimM gene encoding ribosome maturation factor RimM (Essential for efficient processing of 16S rRNA): MHPELDLVYVGKIVGTHGVKGELKVISLTDIENRFNELDRVYLVNEQDHYDPIIAHIESSFTHKNMEIVKFSEWDDINQVEGFHDWYIKIPREERPQLEEDEYYFDQITGLSVVTVEDEFLGTVTNIYQTGSNDVYEVSKEQDDKPILIPALYEVVKKIDLDEQIMIVDLPEGLLDEEE; this comes from the coding sequence ATGCACCCTGAATTAGATCTTGTTTATGTAGGGAAAATTGTAGGTACTCACGGTGTAAAAGGTGAGTTGAAAGTCATTTCACTCACCGATATTGAAAACCGATTTAATGAGCTAGATAGGGTCTATCTTGTCAATGAACAAGATCACTATGACCCTATTATTGCTCATATTGAATCATCCTTTACTCATAAAAACATGGAAATTGTCAAGTTTAGTGAATGGGATGATATCAATCAAGTTGAGGGTTTTCATGACTGGTATATTAAAATCCCTAGGGAAGAAAGGCCACAGTTAGAAGAAGATGAATATTACTTTGATCAAATCACCGGTTTGTCTGTTGTTACCGTGGAAGATGAATTTCTGGGTACTGTAACCAATATTTACCAAACTGGGAGTAACGATGTCTACGAAGTCAGTAAAGAACAAGATGATAAGCCAATTTTAATTCCAGCCCTTTATGAAGTAGTTAAAAAAATAGATCTTGACGAACAAATTATGATAGTGGATCTACCAGAGGGGCTCTTAGACGAGGAGGAATAA
- the trmD gene encoding tRNA (guanosine(37)-N1)-methyltransferase TrmD has protein sequence MHIDIMTLFPEMFHGVLESSIIGRALAREMITVNLIDIREFSTNKHRKVDDYPYGGGAGMVMKPEPIFYAMDELKKSPSFNVNQKTVFVTPQGNPYSQEKAKELSSLNRLTILCGHYEGVDERVRQHLVDEEISVGDYVLTGGELPAMVILDSVTRLVPGVLGDESSAKTDSFNNYLLEHPQYTRPAIFRGLEVPEILMSGDHKRIATWKTKESLKRTLSRRPDLLDKKSLTEEEYKLMREILKESPNKELDLDRL, from the coding sequence ATGCATATCGATATCATGACATTATTCCCGGAAATGTTTCACGGCGTATTGGAAAGCAGTATTATTGGTAGAGCCCTGGCTCGAGAAATGATTACAGTAAATCTGATTGATATCAGGGAGTTTTCTACTAATAAGCATCGAAAGGTAGATGATTACCCTTATGGTGGCGGTGCGGGAATGGTGATGAAACCAGAACCCATATTTTATGCCATGGATGAACTTAAAAAGTCTCCTTCTTTTAATGTAAACCAGAAAACTGTTTTTGTTACACCACAAGGAAATCCATATTCTCAAGAAAAAGCGAAGGAATTATCTAGTTTAAATCGATTAACCATTTTATGTGGGCATTACGAAGGAGTAGATGAAAGGGTTAGGCAACATTTAGTAGATGAAGAAATATCCGTTGGAGATTACGTATTAACCGGTGGTGAATTGCCTGCAATGGTTATTTTGGATTCTGTAACCAGGCTTGTACCTGGTGTTCTTGGTGATGAGAGCTCGGCCAAGACAGATTCATTCAATAATTACTTGCTTGAACATCCCCAGTATACTAGACCTGCAATTTTTAGAGGTTTAGAAGTTCCAGAAATTTTAATGTCTGGGGATCACAAGCGAATAGCAACATGGAAAACCAAAGAGAGCCTAAAGAGAACCTTATCTCGGAGGCCAGACTTACTAGACAAGAAATCGTTAACTGAAGAAGAATACAAATTAATGCGCGAAATTTTAAAAGAAAGTCCAAATAAAGAATTGGACTTGGACAGATTGTAA
- the rplS gene encoding 50S ribosomal protein L19, protein MDIIKQIEQKQMRDDIPDFKTGDSVRVYVKVVEGQRERQQPFEGIVIRKKGSGLRETFTVRRTSFGVGVERTFPVHSPKLGKIEVLRRGKTRRAKLYYLRDLKGKAARVKGIR, encoded by the coding sequence ATGGATATAATTAAACAAATTGAGCAAAAACAAATGCGAGATGATATTCCTGATTTTAAAACTGGAGATTCTGTTAGGGTTTATGTGAAAGTGGTTGAAGGACAAAGAGAACGACAGCAGCCTTTTGAGGGAATAGTTATTCGTAAAAAAGGTTCTGGTTTAAGAGAAACTTTCACAGTTAGGCGGACAAGTTTCGGTGTTGGAGTCGAAAGAACTTTCCCCGTCCATTCTCCTAAGTTAGGAAAAATTGAAGTATTGCGTCGTGGCAAGACACGCCGTGCTAAATTGTATTACTTAAGAGATTTAAAAGGTAAAGCTGCACGTGTCAAAGGCATTCGCTAG
- the lepB gene encoding signal peptidase I, whose translation MEDEFMTTNKSREVFEWIKSLVVAVLLALLIRYFVVEIFLVEGQSMYPTLENSQRLIVNKFVYRFREPDREDVIVFEYSDDKDFIKRVIALPGEEIKISEGQVYIDGDPLDESEYETKKINDNYGPEAVPEDKYFVLGDNRDNSMDSRSDSVGFIHEDKIKGKAFLIFWPLDDVGSI comes from the coding sequence ATGGAGGATGAGTTTATGACAACAAACAAATCACGAGAAGTATTTGAATGGATAAAATCATTAGTAGTAGCTGTTTTACTTGCTTTGCTTATCAGATATTTCGTTGTAGAAATTTTTTTAGTAGAGGGACAATCCATGTATCCTACCTTGGAGAATTCCCAGCGCTTGATAGTGAATAAATTTGTGTACCGTTTTAGAGAACCTGATCGAGAAGATGTAATAGTTTTTGAATACAGTGATGATAAAGATTTTATTAAACGAGTAATTGCTCTTCCAGGAGAAGAAATTAAAATATCTGAAGGACAAGTATATATAGATGGTGACCCTCTTGACGAGTCTGAATATGAAACAAAAAAAATTAATGATAATTACGGTCCTGAAGCAGTACCCGAAGATAAATATTTTGTCTTGGGAGATAATCGCGATAATAGTATGGACAGCCGCTCTGACTCAGTTGGGTTTATCCATGAAGATAAGATAAAGGGAAAAGCTTTTTTAATCTTTTGGCCTTTAGATGATGTTGGGAGTATATAA
- a CDS encoding ribonuclease HII: MMYYCGIDEAGFGAGAAQVYVSACVLDPQKPINESLTDSKQLTPKKRELLAEEIKQDALTWCIATASVEEIEKLNIRKATILAMKRSLEGLTVKPDMVYIDGINSPEVPFPVETVVKGDSKIPAISAASILAKVARDNRMLEYDEQYPEYGFKDHKGYLTKNHIKAIQKYGPSPIHRKTYKPIKKIIDNQKNQQLELF; encoded by the coding sequence ATGATGTATTATTGTGGTATTGATGAAGCTGGTTTCGGAGCAGGAGCTGCCCAGGTTTATGTATCAGCCTGTGTTTTAGATCCACAGAAACCTATTAATGAAAGCCTAACGGATTCTAAGCAATTGACTCCTAAAAAAAGGGAACTTCTTGCAGAAGAAATTAAACAAGACGCTTTAACGTGGTGTATAGCTACTGCAAGTGTGGAAGAAATCGAAAAACTAAATATTAGAAAAGCTACGATTTTGGCAATGAAGCGTTCTCTTGAAGGATTAACTGTTAAACCAGATATGGTTTACATAGATGGCATTAATTCACCTGAAGTGCCTTTTCCAGTGGAAACTGTCGTTAAAGGTGATAGTAAAATCCCTGCCATAAGTGCAGCTTCAATTCTAGCCAAAGTTGCCCGTGATAATAGGATGCTAGAATATGATGAACAATATCCTGAATACGGATTTAAAGACCATAAAGGTTATCTGACTAAAAACCATATCAAAGCTATTCAAAAATACGGACCCAGTCCAATACATAGAAAAACATATAAACCTATTAAAAAAATTATTGATAATCAGAAAAATCAACAGTTGGAGCTATTTTAG
- a CDS encoding YraN family protein, with protein MNNKSKGRTAEKIARIFLLSKGYQIIFQNYRFSRLGEIDLICCFDNILIFVEVKSRSSLLWGQPEEAVGYEKQGQLKKLANIFLYEFNEFTEYQIRFDVIAILNNNKVKCEISHLRDAF; from the coding sequence GTGAACAATAAATCCAAGGGAAGAACTGCCGAAAAGATTGCAAGAATCTTTCTATTAAGTAAAGGCTATCAAATTATTTTCCAAAATTATAGATTTTCTCGGTTAGGAGAAATAGATTTAATATGTTGTTTTGACAATATCCTTATATTTGTAGAAGTTAAGAGCAGATCATCTCTTTTATGGGGACAACCAGAAGAAGCGGTTGGTTATGAGAAACAAGGCCAGCTGAAAAAGTTGGCAAATATTTTTTTGTACGAATTTAACGAATTTACTGAATACCAAATCAGATTTGATGTGATTGCTATTTTAAATAATAATAAGGTAAAATGTGAAATTAGTCACTTGAGGGATGCTTTTTGA